GACGGCAGCGTCCACGGAGTCGTCGTCCAGATAACGATGTACACATCACGTCCCGCAAGCTCCGGGAATTTCCCTGCGGCTTCCGGCAGAGGATATGCGACATAGACGGAAGGAGATTCTTCGTCCCAGTACTCTATCTCTCCGGCGGCAAGTGCAGTCTGGCAGTCAGTGCACCAGTACACCGGCTTCAATCCGCGATAGATTAGCCCCTTCTCCACCATGTCCGCGAACGCGTGAAGTTCCCTGTGCTCGAATTTCGGGTCAAGCGTAATGTACGGGTGCTCCCATTCGCCTAGAACTCCCAGACGCTTGAACTCTTCGCGCTGAACGTCAAGGTAATGCAGTGCTGTAGCCTTGCACTGTCTGCGGAGCTCTACGGGGTCAATCCCTGTCCCCAGCTTCGAGAGCTTTGCGTCCCTCAGAGAACGCAGCTCAATCGGCAGTCCGTGTGTGTCCCAGCCCGGTACGTACGGCGTATAACGTCCCGTCATTGTCTTGGCCTTCACGATAAAATCCTTCAGTATCTTGTTGAACGCAGTCCCGATGTGAATATCTCCGTTCGCGTATGGAGGTCCGTCGTGAAGCTCAAAGTGTTCGGGCGAATGTTCGCGGGCGTGTAATGCTTTGTGATAGATGTCCTGTGAATGCCAGAACTCCAAGAATGAGGGTTCTCGTTTCGCGAGATTTGCTCTCATTGGGAAACTGGTTTCAGGCAGATTCAGAGTATCCTTGTAATCCTTGCTGTCCATACAAAAATTTGATGCCTCCTGTTTGAATTAGCATAACGCATGATTTAGAATGTTATCACAAAATGTTAAGGGGGAATAATTTTCATGAGTATTATTGATGCAATTTCACAGCGCAGAAGTATTTATTCGCTGAACAAGAATCTTCCCGTGAGTGATTCGGAGGTTGAAGCACTCATCAAGAAGGTTACCGAGCTTGTGCCCGATGCCTTCAACATGAAGAGTGCCCGCGTAGTCCTTGCGCTCGGAGAGAAGCATAATGCTTTGTGGGACACGATACATGATGCGTTCGGCGGAAAAGTCTCCCGCGAGAAGATTAACGGTTTCAGGGCGGCATACGGCACGGTTCTCTACTACTACGACACCGCGACGGTGAAGGCTCTGCAGGAGAAGTTCCCTCCATACGCGGCGAATTTCCCGG
This genomic interval from Synergistaceae bacterium contains the following:
- a CDS encoding nitroreductase family protein, producing MSIIDAISQRRSIYSLNKNLPVSDSEVEALIKKVTELVPDAFNMKSARVVLALGEKHNALWDTIHDAFGGKVSREKINGFRAAYGTVLYYYDTATVKALQEKFPPYAANFPVWANQANGMLQFTVWSALRELNIGANLQHYNPVIDEAVRKLFGVPEEWVLVAQMPFGGIEVNPEPKEAENISIRVKVER